A section of the Centroberyx gerrardi isolate f3 chromosome 8, fCenGer3.hap1.cur.20231027, whole genome shotgun sequence genome encodes:
- the tubb2b gene encoding tubulin beta-2b chain gives MREIVHLQAGQCGNQIGAKFWEVISDEHGIDPTGTYHGDSDLQLDRINVYYNEASGGKYVPRAVLVDLEPGTMDSVRSGPFGQVFRPDNFVFGQSGAGNNWAKGHYTEGAELVDSVLDVVRKEAESCDCLQGFQLTHSLGGGTGSGMGTLLISKIREEYPDRIMNTFSVVPSPKVSDTVVEPYNATLSVHQLVENTDETYCIDNEALYDICFRTLKLTTPSYGDLNHLVSATMSGVTTCLRFPGQLNADLRKLAVNMVPFPRLHFFMPGFAPLTSRGSQQYRSLTVPELTQQMFDAKNMMAACDPRHGRYLTVAAIFRGRMSMKEVDEQMLNVQNKNSSYFVEWIPNNVKTAVCDIPPRGLKMAATFIGNSTAIQELFKRISEQFTAMFRRKAFLHWYTGEGMDEMEFTEAESNMNDLVSEYQQYQDATAEEEGEFEEDGDDELA, from the exons ATGAGGGAAATCGTGCATCTTCAAGCCGGCCAGTGCGGAAACCAGATTGGTGCCAAG TTTTGGGAGGTGATCAGTGATGAGCACGGTATTGACCCAACTGGCACATACCACGGTGACAGCGACCTGCAGCTGGACAGGATCAATGTCTACTACAATGAAGCCTCTG GTGGTAAATATGTTCCCCGTGCTGTGCTGGTTGATCTGGAGCCAGGCACTATGGACTCTGTGAGGTCCGGACCCTTTGGCCAGGTCTTCAGACCAGACAACTTTGTTTTCG GCCAGAGCGGTGCTGGTAACAACTGGGCTAAGGGTCACTACACAGAGGGAGCCGAGCTGGTGGACTCAGTCCTGGATGTGGTGAGGAAGGAGGCGGAGAGCTGCGACTGCCTCCAGGGCTTCCAGCTCACACACTCCCTGGGCGGCGGTACCGGCTCCGGCATGGGCACCCTGCTCATCAGCAAGATCCGCGAGGAGTACCCCGACCGCATCATGAACACCTTCAGCGTGGTGCCGTCCCCCAAAGTATCGGACACAGTCGTCGAGCCCTACAACGCCACACTGTCGGTCCACCAGCTCGTAGAAAACACAGATGAGACCTACTGCATCGACAACGAGGCCCTGTACGACATCTGCTTCCGCACGCTCAAACTCACAACCCCCTCATACGGCGACCTCAACCACTTGGTCTCCGCCACCATGAGCGGTGTCACCACCTGCCTCAGGTTCCCCGGACAGCTCAACGCCGACCTGCGTAAGCTGGCTGTCAACATGGTGCCATTCCCCCGTCTGCACTTCTTCATGCCCGGCTTCGCCCCCCTCACTAGCAGAGGCAGCCAGCAGTACAGATCCCTCACTGTGCCAGAGCTCACCCAACAGATGTTCGACGCCAAGAACATGATGGCCGCCTGCGACCCCCGCCACGGCCGCTACCTGACCGTGGCCGCCATCTTCCGCGGGCGCATGTCCATGAAGGAGGTGGACGAGCAGATGCTGAACGTGCAGAACAAGAACAGCAGCTACTTCGTCGAATGGATCCCCAACAACGTCAAGACCGCCGTCTGCGACATTCCTCCCCGTGGCCTCAAGATGGCCGCCACCTTCATCGGCAACAGCACCGCCATCCAGGAGCTGTTCAAGCGCATCTCCGAGCAGTTCACCGCCATGTTCAGGCGCAAGGCTTTCCTCCACTGGTACACCGGCGAGGGCATGGATGAGATGGAGTTCACCGAGGCCGAGAGCAACATGAACGACCTGGTGTCCGAGTACCAGCAGTACCAGGACGCCACcgctgaggaggagggagagtttGAGGAGGACGGTGATGATGAGCTGGCCTAA
- the bcl2l16 gene encoding BCL2 like 16, with the protein MCQSDVPEATLGLSNPDPLVREAHLMAHDYIDYVTTGGPDGSMGPAPTACTAALRHAGDELLVRFPIFFRRWPRVFQDVTENTACPMLLSILDEHFAPAAPGGRRRELAWSAVLSVYVLAGQMALQCRERGMEAVLPRLKECVGAYVERVICPEIRDKGGWSGFVSRFGQKQDLEGQVKKLCYWTLLLLAISILTYFLWKRMA; encoded by the exons ATGTGTCAGTCTGACGTCCCAGAGGCCACACTTGGCCTGAGCAATCCTGACCCGCTGGTGAGAGAGGCCCATCTGATGGCCCACGACTACATCGACTACGTGACTACGGGGGGGCCGGACGGCTCCATGGGCCCGGCCCCCACGGCCTGCACCGCAGCCCTGCGCCACGCCGGCGACGAGCTCCTCGTCCGCTTCCCCATCTTCTTCAGGCGCTGGCCCCGCGTCTTCCAGGATGTGACGGAGAACACGGCCTGCCCCATGCTCCTGTCCATCCTGGACGAGCACTTTGCTCCTGCCGCCCCCGGGGGGCGCCGCAGGGAGCTGGCCTGGAGCGCGGTGCTGTCAGTGTACGTGCTGGCCGGACAGATGGCCCTGCAGTGCCGCGAGAGGGGCATGGAGGCGGTCCTGCCCCGGCTGAAGGAGTGCGTGGGGGCCTACGTGGAGAGGGTCATCTGCCCCGAGATTCGGGACAAGGGAGGATGG AGTGGTTTTGTGTCACGCTTTGGACAGAAGCAAGACTTGGAGGGCCAGGTGAAGAAATTGTGTTATTGGACACTTCTGTTGCTGGCCATAAGCATCCTCACTTACTTCTTATGGAAAAGAATGGCTTAA